A window from Frischella perrara encodes these proteins:
- a CDS encoding DUF421 domain-containing protein has product MYLVEMTPKFILALIILLIYVKLSGKSQIAPMSQLDQVGSMVIGALVGGALLSPSVSAIDASCLVIIWGALLILIRYIKSKNSRLRDAIDGKPIQLVKNGHLISTNFTKANLPVRDFETLVNIQGVYSFNQLKEVWYELNGSLTIIKKGDKDIAVLVIEDSAISQNNLEQLHKDENWLNEEIKKQGYKEVSEIFCAEWFDNKLWIYPNDGVVVQPPKAHHEVRHENTLTETEDKPVKKTATKRATKPRVSKKTTPTE; this is encoded by the coding sequence ATGTATTTAGTAGAGATGACACCCAAATTTATATTAGCGCTTATAATATTACTTATCTATGTAAAATTATCTGGTAAAAGTCAAATTGCACCGATGTCCCAATTAGATCAAGTCGGTAGTATGGTCATTGGTGCTTTAGTTGGTGGTGCACTATTAAGTCCATCTGTATCGGCTATAGATGCATCTTGTTTAGTTATCATTTGGGGAGCTTTATTAATTCTCATTCGTTATATTAAATCGAAAAATTCTCGTTTAAGAGATGCCATCGATGGTAAACCGATTCAGTTAGTTAAAAATGGTCATTTGATTTCAACAAATTTCACAAAAGCGAATTTACCAGTTAGGGATTTTGAAACTTTAGTCAATATCCAAGGGGTATATAGCTTTAATCAATTGAAAGAAGTCTGGTATGAATTAAATGGTTCATTAACCATTATCAAAAAAGGCGATAAAGATATTGCCGTATTAGTGATTGAAGATAGTGCAATAAGTCAAAATAATCTTGAACAGTTACATAAAGATGAAAATTGGTTAAATGAAGAAATCAAAAAACAGGGATACAAAGAAGTGAGTGAAATTTTCTGTGCAGAATGGTTTGATAATAAATTATGGATATATCCTAACGATGGAGTTGTCGTTCAACCTCCTAAAGCACATCATGAAGTTCGCCATGAAAATACTTTGACAGAAACAGAGGATAAACCCGTTAAAAAAACCGCTACTAAAAGAGCAACAAAGCCAAGAGTAAGCAAAAAAACCACGCCAACGGAATAA
- a CDS encoding DksA/TraR family C4-type zinc finger protein has product MAVGWASDDAVNQQIESTITDGIENARRQLNQNSISAKYCFECGELIPEARRKAIKGVKYCIDCQYQIDKQLEKNFSLFNRRGNKDSQLR; this is encoded by the coding sequence ATGGCAGTTGGATGGGCGTCTGATGATGCCGTTAATCAACAAATTGAAAGTACAATAACTGATGGAATTGAAAACGCGCGACGTCAGTTAAATCAAAATTCAATCAGTGCAAAGTATTGTTTTGAATGTGGAGAATTAATCCCAGAAGCAAGAAGAAAAGCTATAAAAGGCGTAAAATATTGTATAGATTGTCAATATCAAATCGATAAACAACTTGAAAAAAATTTTTCATTATTTAATCGACGTGGTAATAAAGATAGTCAATTACGTTGA
- the msrA gene encoding peptide-methionine (S)-S-oxide reductase MsrA, whose translation MKNYELATFAGGCFWCMVKPFDQYDGVIKVISGYTGGHLINPTYQQVCKGDTGHTEAVQITYDPNKISYSQLLSIFWQQIDPTDGNGQFADRGDSYRPVIFYHNAEQQNLALESKKALQDSKQFNKPIKVAIEPAQPFYPAEDYHQNFYLKQPNHYQRYNQLSGRADFITKHWSHKK comes from the coding sequence ATGAAAAACTATGAACTTGCAACTTTTGCGGGTGGTTGTTTTTGGTGTATGGTAAAACCATTCGATCAGTATGATGGCGTAATTAAGGTTATATCAGGTTATACTGGTGGTCATTTGATTAATCCCACTTATCAACAAGTATGTAAGGGAGATACCGGACATACTGAAGCTGTACAAATTACTTATGATCCAAACAAAATTAGCTATTCACAATTATTATCAATTTTTTGGCAGCAAATTGATCCTACCGATGGAAATGGACAGTTTGCCGATAGGGGAGATTCTTATCGGCCCGTGATTTTCTATCATAACGCTGAACAGCAGAATCTGGCATTAGAATCGAAAAAAGCATTACAAGACAGTAAACAGTTTAATAAACCTATAAAGGTAGCGATAGAACCCGCTCAACCTTTTTATCCTGCAGAAGATTATCATCAAAATTTTTATTTAAAACAACCTAATCATTATCAACGTTATAATCAATTATCTGGCCGAGCGGATTTCATCACTAAACATTGGTCTCATAAGAAATAA
- a CDS encoding cytochrome b has product MQNYPQYTNKQKYLHWFSACLVFIVIALPLYKLYFVNWLGSMANLFSLHKSLGIIILLLTIWRIIIIRKNGVPDVIPREHKLQRILAKSVQGFIYLLLFLLPLSGYLMSSKALNFLGIISIPAVSLPNNGYVIFHLIHNYGSYLLIMFLFLHIIGALFHYFWVKDKVLQSML; this is encoded by the coding sequence ATGCAAAATTATCCACAATATACTAATAAGCAAAAATATTTACACTGGTTTTCAGCATGTTTAGTTTTCATCGTTATTGCTTTACCGCTTTATAAATTATATTTCGTAAATTGGTTAGGTTCGATGGCTAATTTATTTTCTTTGCATAAATCTCTTGGGATCATCATTTTATTATTGACCATATGGCGTATTATAATCATCAGAAAAAACGGGGTACCCGATGTCATACCCAGAGAGCATAAATTACAACGTATTTTAGCTAAATCTGTTCAAGGTTTCATCTATTTACTATTGTTTCTTTTACCTCTTTCCGGCTATTTAATGAGTAGTAAAGCACTTAATTTTTTGGGGATAATTTCCATACCCGCTGTCTCATTGCCTAACAATGGCTATGTAATATTTCATCTTATTCATAATTATGGTTCTTACTTATTAATTATGTTTCTTTTTTTACACATAATTGGTGCATTATTTCACTATTTTTGGGTAAAGGATAAGGTACTTCAATCTATGCTATAA
- the msrB gene encoding peptide-methionine (R)-S-oxide reductase MsrB, which translates to MNNVSKKQAILALNAMQRYVTQQDGTEPPFDNEFNSHKAEGLYVDIVSGEPLFSSLDKFDSRCGWPSFSKPVEPNNIVEKADNSYGMHRTEVRSADADSHLGHVFNDGPKAAGGLRYCINSAALRFIPKNELEKEGYGQYLKLFTKQK; encoded by the coding sequence ATGAATAATGTCAGTAAAAAACAAGCAATATTAGCTTTGAATGCTATGCAACGATATGTGACACAGCAAGATGGCACTGAACCTCCCTTTGATAATGAATTTAATAGTCACAAAGCAGAAGGATTGTATGTTGATATAGTCTCCGGCGAACCTTTATTCTCATCTTTAGATAAATTTGATTCGCGTTGTGGGTGGCCAAGTTTTAGTAAACCTGTTGAACCTAACAATATTGTCGAGAAAGCTGATAATAGTTACGGTATGCATCGTACCGAGGTACGATCCGCTGATGCAGATTCCCATCTAGGGCATGTATTTAATGATGGGCCTAAAGCAGCAGGCGGTTTGCGTTATTGTATTAATTCGGCAGCATTACGTTTTATACCCAAAAATGAATTAGAGAAAGAGGGGTATGGACA